A stretch of Pseudoprevotella muciniphila DNA encodes these proteins:
- a CDS encoding transcriptional regulator yields MGENLRFVQILDDLRKGGAIADYVEAASILETNKAGISDIKSGRKKLSVEMLRRLKLSYPTVNIDWIIMGDGEPFISDKPVALQGDTSMFLDRIAEQAEEIGRLKARIEELERRRGDNAGHAQSSDIANVG; encoded by the coding sequence ATGGGTGAAAATCTCAGATTCGTTCAGATTTTGGACGATTTAAGAAAGGGTGGGGCAATAGCCGATTATGTCGAAGCCGCCAGCATATTAGAAACGAACAAGGCTGGAATTAGCGACATAAAAAGTGGAAGAAAGAAGTTGTCGGTCGAGATGCTCCGTCGTCTGAAATTGTCATACCCAACTGTCAATATAGACTGGATTATCATGGGAGATGGGGAACCGTTTATCTCTGACAAACCGGTGGCACTACAAGGGGACACATCAATGTTCCTTGATCGCATAGCGGAACAGGCAGAAGAAATAGGTAGGCTTAAAGCACGGATCGAGGAACTTGAACGCCGTAGGGGGGACAATGCTGGTCATGCCCAGAGTTCCGATATTGCAAATGTAGGATAG
- a CDS encoding AAA family ATPase, which translates to MIKDWQKQRILEAIAQNRKNYPSDAKHAASLGISASVYNSLKKGQTDKALSDANWVNIARRLDVNLRDSIEWKGARTATFDYITTQLEACQERSLSVILCDLPNIGKTYTARWYVNEHRNAVYIDCSQVKTKRALVKKIANEFGVGATGKYQDTYEDLVYYLRSMERPLVVLDEAGDLAYEAFLELKALWNATEMCCGWYMMGADGLAAKINRNVEGKKVGYAEIFSRYGGKYSRVTPDQGDDRKAFLMEQARVVASVNAPAGTDIGQIVRKSQGGLRRVYTEISKLKEGCVRQSSSELDSALTGTSFEKIKKGA; encoded by the coding sequence ATGATTAAAGATTGGCAAAAACAGCGGATTCTGGAGGCGATAGCCCAGAACCGCAAGAACTACCCGAGCGATGCCAAGCACGCTGCCTCGCTGGGCATTTCCGCAAGCGTGTACAACAGTCTGAAGAAGGGTCAGACGGACAAGGCTCTGAGTGATGCCAACTGGGTGAACATTGCCCGCCGTTTAGACGTGAACCTGCGCGACTCTATCGAGTGGAAGGGCGCAAGGACCGCGACCTTCGACTATATCACCACACAGTTAGAGGCTTGCCAGGAGCGTAGCCTGAGCGTGATATTGTGCGACCTTCCGAACATTGGCAAGACGTACACCGCTCGATGGTATGTGAATGAGCACCGCAACGCCGTGTATATCGACTGCAGCCAGGTGAAGACAAAACGCGCCCTGGTTAAGAAAATAGCCAACGAGTTCGGCGTGGGTGCCACGGGCAAGTACCAGGACACCTATGAGGATTTGGTTTACTATCTGCGCTCGATGGAGCGCCCTTTGGTGGTGCTTGACGAAGCCGGCGACCTTGCATACGAGGCTTTTCTTGAACTCAAAGCCCTTTGGAACGCCACCGAAATGTGCTGCGGCTGGTATATGATGGGAGCCGACGGACTGGCAGCCAAGATCAACCGCAACGTGGAAGGCAAGAAGGTGGGTTACGCTGAGATCTTCTCACGTTACGGCGGCAAGTACAGCCGTGTCACTCCAGACCAGGGAGACGACCGCAAGGCGTTCTTGATGGAGCAGGCGCGAGTTGTGGCCAGCGTGAACGCCCCGGCGGGAACCGATATCGGTCAGATCGTGCGCAAGAGCCAGGGTGGTTTGAGACGAGTCTATACGGAGATTAGCAAGCTGAAAGAAGGCTGCGTTCGGCAAAGTTCAAGCGAGCTTGACTCTGCACTCACTGGCACTTCTTTTGAGAAAATCAAGAAAGGAGCCTGA
- a CDS encoding AAA family ATPase, translating to MKRAYSPKEIAKRTYKTLPFGGKWAAAFGSPEENSTWFISGASASGKSSFVMQLAYELTHYGQVLYLSYEEGLNQSFQERMLRFDLDKKQGWFRVVTSDTVEDLTERLKRRHSAKFIIVDSFQDAGWEWPETKVLLETFPKKSFIFISQEAKGQPLGKPAVRLRYRAGVKVRVVGFRAYCQGRFNPDAGNSFVVWEEGVLRTTNNF from the coding sequence ATGAAGCGCGCCTACAGTCCGAAAGAAATAGCCAAGAGGACCTACAAGACGCTGCCGTTTGGTGGCAAGTGGGCAGCAGCCTTCGGTTCGCCGGAGGAGAACTCCACGTGGTTCATCAGCGGCGCGTCCGCCAGCGGCAAGAGTTCTTTCGTGATGCAACTGGCCTACGAACTGACCCACTACGGGCAAGTGCTCTACCTGAGTTATGAGGAGGGCTTGAACCAGAGTTTCCAAGAGCGGATGCTACGGTTTGACCTTGACAAGAAGCAGGGCTGGTTCCGTGTCGTGACCAGTGACACGGTGGAGGACCTGACCGAGCGTCTGAAGAGGCGGCACAGTGCGAAGTTCATCATTGTGGACTCGTTTCAGGACGCAGGCTGGGAATGGCCCGAAACCAAAGTCCTGCTTGAGACATTCCCTAAGAAGAGTTTCATCTTCATCAGTCAGGAAGCCAAGGGACAGCCGTTAGGAAAGCCAGCCGTCAGGCTTCGCTACCGTGCCGGTGTGAAAGTAAGGGTCGTCGGTTTCCGAGCCTATTGCCAAGGGCGTTTCAATCCCGATGCCGGCAACAGTTTCGTAGTGTGGGAAGAAGGCGTGTTAAGAACAACGAATAATTTTTAA
- a CDS encoding host-nuclease inhibitor Gam family protein, whose protein sequence is MARQKKTIITGVTREAADEAFATYAKSDAQIQKINAEIELQCAKIREKYADKLAALGSDRDKSFDVLQSFATENQAELFSKKKSLDMAHGTIGFRTGTPKLKTLKGFTWASALQLAKKFLPFAYIRQTDEIAKDKLLADRDLKEVAVYDTPTGDPREVTMREAMAACGIQVTQDETFYVEPKKEETAV, encoded by the coding sequence ATGGCAAGACAAAAGAAAACCATTATCACCGGCGTGACCCGAGAGGCCGCCGACGAAGCATTCGCAACCTATGCGAAGAGTGATGCCCAGATTCAGAAGATCAATGCGGAGATTGAGCTTCAGTGCGCCAAGATCCGTGAGAAGTACGCCGACAAGTTAGCCGCTTTAGGCAGTGACAGAGACAAGTCGTTCGATGTGCTTCAGAGTTTCGCCACCGAGAACCAGGCAGAGTTGTTCAGCAAGAAGAAGAGCCTTGACATGGCCCACGGCACCATCGGCTTCCGCACCGGCACTCCGAAGCTGAAAACCCTGAAGGGCTTCACCTGGGCAAGTGCGCTACAGTTGGCTAAGAAGTTCCTGCCTTTCGCCTACATCCGCCAGACGGATGAGATTGCTAAGGACAAGTTGCTTGCCGACCGTGACCTGAAAGAAGTTGCAGTATATGACACCCCGACGGGCGATCCCCGTGAGGTCACTATGCGCGAGGCTATGGCAGCCTGTGGTATTCAGGTGACTCAGGACGAGACGTTCTATGTTGAACCCAAGAAAGAGGAGACTGCCGTATGA
- a CDS encoding molecular chaperone DnaJ, whose amino-acid sequence MKTRSITKPEKVALCRECHGRGTVSKLGFSRLCPNCEGSGRVLVSCEMTLHVRPYKVH is encoded by the coding sequence ATGAAGACCCGGAGCATCACTAAGCCCGAGAAAGTTGCCCTGTGCCGTGAATGCCACGGCAGGGGCACTGTCTCCAAACTGGGCTTTTCAAGGCTATGCCCTAACTGTGAGGGCAGCGGCAGGGTACTTGTCAGTTGTGAGATGACCCTGCACGTCAGGCCCTATAAAGTGCATTAA
- a CDS encoding phage virion morphogenesis protein produces the protein MKSEIQAILRRILKDIEVEMSDEFDRNFERQAFFSEAWQRRKSATRPGGHILVDTGRLRRSIQSRTTENSITFFTTEPYAAIHNDGGEIVVTTRMKKYFWHKYYEATGSFGRKKDVSRRNDKRTVQLSGEAEFWKFMALKKAGTTIKIPRRRFLGTSPEVERAVRTIIEENLSGYIEESINFTIRES, from the coding sequence ATGAAGTCAGAGATCCAGGCTATTTTAAGAAGAATCCTTAAGGACATCGAGGTAGAGATGTCCGACGAGTTCGACCGGAACTTTGAGCGTCAGGCCTTTTTCAGTGAGGCGTGGCAGCGCAGGAAGAGCGCGACTCGTCCCGGCGGTCACATACTGGTCGATACGGGACGTTTGCGCCGTAGCATCCAGAGCCGGACCACCGAGAACAGCATCACGTTCTTCACGACGGAGCCCTACGCCGCCATTCACAACGATGGGGGCGAGATAGTGGTGACAACCAGGATGAAGAAATACTTCTGGCACAAGTATTACGAGGCTACCGGCTCGTTCGGTCGCAAGAAAGACGTCAGCCGGCGGAACGACAAGCGCACGGTGCAGCTGAGCGGCGAAGCCGAGTTCTGGAAGTTCATGGCCTTGAAGAAAGCCGGTACCACCATCAAGATTCCTCGCCGAAGGTTTTTGGGTACCAGTCCTGAAGTGGAGCGAGCTGTACGGACCATCATCGAGGAGAACCTGAGCGGATATATTGAAGAATCCATCAATTTTACGATTCGAGAATCATGA
- a CDS encoding HNH endonuclease — protein sequence MEIFKSFKLFGLYFYISNVRMKRRRTIDEQMRNRRNALLRKKRFLYQLRGGCCELCGKHFALEALEIHHLVPVSQNPGLALQTKNLILLCHDCHVKVHQGKESAVKQKNRP from the coding sequence ATGGAGATATTCAAGAGTTTCAAGCTGTTCGGTCTTTATTTCTACATTTCGAACGTTCGGATGAAGCGCAGGCGTACGATAGACGAGCAGATGCGCAATCGACGGAATGCTCTTCTCCGGAAGAAACGGTTTCTCTACCAGCTGCGTGGCGGCTGCTGTGAGCTTTGCGGCAAGCACTTTGCCCTGGAGGCATTGGAGATACACCACTTGGTTCCTGTGAGCCAGAACCCCGGACTGGCGTTGCAGACGAAGAATCTGATTCTTCTCTGCCATGACTGCCATGTAAAGGTGCATCAGGGCAAAGAATCCGCCGTAAAGCAAAAAAACAGACCTTAA
- a CDS encoding phage minor head protein gives MMKTLYKEQGAQFRIELLETPKMQEFIETHADALNSGFQQVKMSDAMRQRLQRSNYIFSGMKTFHELNEAFPSLIDENGNRKPFEQFLNDVRKIDSTYNRNYLRAEYNFCQASADMAAKWEQFMQDGDRYNLQYRTQRDEKVRPEHAALDRVTLPMSDPFWEEYYPPNGWNCRCTVVQVRKTKYPETPHDEAMALGAEATGKDTKGIFHFNPGIEQKTMPDYNPYTIKRCRDCDIAKGKISLVFVPENELCAACRIVRALANADAKQTRKYAKPLQGTTINTTKFPHPINISRASITEWTNQPNKYLQEKNKMLLRINEVFEDKECKYLGPADPPPGKEKERVVQHHIFSTKVRGEEQCIIVWEWDWGEYTLHSISDHPEKIRKHIKKK, from the coding sequence ATGATGAAGACACTCTACAAGGAGCAGGGGGCACAGTTCCGCATAGAGTTACTGGAGACACCGAAAATGCAGGAGTTCATAGAGACACATGCCGACGCACTCAACTCCGGCTTCCAGCAAGTCAAAATGTCTGATGCCATGCGCCAGCGTCTTCAGCGGTCGAACTACATCTTCTCCGGCATGAAGACGTTCCACGAACTCAACGAGGCGTTCCCGTCTCTCATTGACGAGAACGGCAACAGAAAGCCTTTCGAACAGTTTTTGAATGACGTTCGCAAGATTGATAGCACCTACAACCGCAACTACCTCCGCGCAGAATACAACTTCTGTCAGGCTTCAGCGGACATGGCGGCAAAGTGGGAGCAGTTCATGCAGGACGGCGACCGATATAACCTGCAGTACCGAACGCAGCGCGACGAAAAGGTGCGTCCGGAACATGCTGCACTCGACCGCGTAACGCTGCCGATGTCCGACCCGTTCTGGGAGGAGTATTACCCGCCTAACGGATGGAACTGCCGATGCACCGTCGTACAGGTGCGCAAGACTAAATACCCGGAAACACCACACGACGAGGCTATGGCACTCGGAGCCGAGGCCACGGGAAAGGACACAAAGGGCATCTTTCATTTCAATCCTGGAATAGAACAAAAGACAATGCCAGACTATAATCCTTACACCATCAAGCGGTGCCGGGACTGTGACATTGCAAAAGGGAAAATATCACTGGTATTCGTTCCAGAGAATGAGTTATGTGCTGCTTGTCGTATCGTAAGGGCATTGGCAAATGCAGATGCCAAACAAACGAGAAAATACGCCAAGCCATTACAGGGAACGACTATAAACACAACGAAGTTCCCACACCCCATCAACATTTCAAGGGCTTCTATCACAGAATGGACCAACCAACCCAACAAATATCTGCAGGAAAAGAACAAAATGCTACTACGCATAAATGAAGTCTTCGAGGATAAAGAGTGTAAATATCTGGGGCCAGCAGATCCCCCACCTGGGAAGGAAAAGGAAAGGGTTGTACAGCACCATATATTCTCCACAAAGGTACGAGGGGAAGAACAGTGTATAATTGTTTGGGAATGGGATTGGGGAGAATATACCCTGCATTCTATTTCTGACCATCCCGAAAAAATCAGAAAGCACATAAAAAAGAAATAG
- a CDS encoding phage portal protein family protein, translating into MGKRKRNKNTDNKLLVRTPFGTLRLAKKDAQHFKKTVMELQRTTDSLTRKDIGDWRNAWLLAINVDRPNRQRLYDIYRDVEVDLHLSGCIQQREGFVMARSFKLVNEKGDEDEEAANYFNTPWFKLLMKLALDANYWGHSLIELGNITTGINGRQTYDGVRLIPRKHVIPEYHCVVPDLGQDWHNGIDYHEPPFAEWLIEVGQPDNLGLFLKAATQTIPKKNALAFWDTFAEIFGMPMRIARTTSRDDKELAKMERMMADMGTEGWGIFQQGTEIEVVESTKGDAFNVYDKRIDRANSELSKLIIGQTMTIEDGSSLSQSETHLEVFQNIIEADCDNIRDMVNNQLLPHMVRHGFPLKGIHFDWDYSVDYTPEQQAAYEQLVLNNYEVDPAYFSEKYNMPVGERRQMLPPVAPPEPPQDDEDPKGNKTPKPDKKTRQEQNNRASESHQVRLNGRVQPIEGEANARPFFD; encoded by the coding sequence ATGGGAAAGAGAAAGAGAAACAAAAATACAGACAATAAACTGCTGGTGCGAACCCCGTTCGGAACATTGCGCCTGGCTAAGAAAGATGCGCAGCACTTCAAGAAGACGGTAATGGAACTGCAGCGAACCACCGACTCGCTTACACGAAAGGATATCGGAGACTGGCGCAATGCCTGGCTGTTGGCAATAAACGTGGATAGACCGAACCGACAGAGGCTATACGACATATATCGCGATGTGGAGGTGGACTTGCACCTCTCCGGCTGCATACAGCAGCGCGAGGGCTTTGTCATGGCTCGCTCATTCAAATTGGTCAACGAGAAGGGCGACGAGGACGAGGAAGCAGCTAACTACTTCAATACGCCCTGGTTCAAACTCCTCATGAAGCTCGCGCTCGACGCCAACTACTGGGGACACTCGCTCATAGAACTGGGAAACATCACCACCGGCATAAACGGACGGCAGACATACGACGGAGTGCGGCTCATACCACGCAAGCACGTCATTCCGGAATACCACTGCGTCGTCCCTGACCTCGGACAGGACTGGCACAATGGCATTGACTACCACGAACCGCCGTTCGCCGAATGGCTCATCGAGGTGGGGCAGCCAGATAACCTCGGACTGTTCCTAAAAGCAGCAACACAGACCATACCGAAGAAAAACGCACTGGCGTTCTGGGACACCTTTGCCGAGATCTTCGGAATGCCCATGCGAATAGCACGGACCACATCACGAGATGACAAAGAACTCGCCAAGATGGAGCGAATGATGGCAGACATGGGTACCGAGGGATGGGGCATATTCCAGCAAGGCACCGAAATAGAAGTGGTCGAATCTACCAAGGGCGATGCATTCAACGTCTATGACAAGCGCATCGACCGTGCCAACTCCGAACTATCAAAACTCATCATCGGGCAGACAATGACCATCGAGGACGGATCAAGCCTCTCACAGTCCGAAACACACCTCGAAGTCTTCCAGAACATCATCGAGGCAGACTGCGACAACATCCGTGACATGGTGAACAACCAACTCCTGCCCCACATGGTACGGCACGGCTTCCCGCTCAAGGGAATACACTTCGACTGGGACTACAGCGTGGACTACACACCAGAGCAGCAGGCAGCATACGAACAACTCGTACTCAACAACTACGAGGTGGACCCTGCATACTTCTCAGAGAAATACAACATGCCTGTAGGGGAACGTAGGCAGATGCTGCCGCCTGTCGCGCCACCAGAGCCGCCACAGGACGATGAAGACCCCAAAGGCAATAAAACGCCCAAGCCGGACAAAAAGACGCGACAGGAACAAAACAATCGTGCCAGCGAGAGCCATCAAGTTCGCTTGAATGGCCGAGTGCAGCCGATTGAAGGCGAAGCCAATGCGCGCCCTTTTTTCGACTGA
- a CDS encoding phage protein Gp36 family protein, protein MFVTDQDYKIVIGDQALKVVSQVSQENRANAETEAVEEISGYLRPKYDTEAVFSATGTGRNRLVVMYTCDIALYHMAASAPQKMGMEIRKERYERAVKWLEGVQSGKIVPELPLATDENGNPVGFPMVYGCQKKLRHNW, encoded by the coding sequence ATGTTTGTAACAGATCAAGACTATAAAATCGTCATCGGCGACCAGGCTCTGAAGGTGGTCTCACAGGTCAGCCAAGAGAACCGAGCCAATGCCGAGACGGAAGCCGTCGAGGAAATTAGCGGCTACCTCAGACCCAAATACGACACAGAAGCCGTCTTCTCGGCAACGGGAACGGGACGAAACAGGCTTGTAGTGATGTACACCTGCGACATCGCCCTCTACCACATGGCAGCCAGCGCACCGCAGAAAATGGGAATGGAGATACGAAAGGAACGCTACGAGCGGGCAGTCAAATGGCTCGAGGGAGTACAGTCCGGAAAAATCGTGCCAGAACTGCCTCTTGCCACCGACGAAAACGGAAACCCCGTCGGCTTCCCGATGGTGTACGGCTGTCAGAAGAAACTACGTCATAATTGGTAA